A single genomic interval of Persephonella atlantica harbors:
- a CDS encoding CoA-binding protein → MPVIESDEKIKEILEKQKNVAVIGISADPSRPSYFVSEVLQKYGFKLYFVNPKYAGQEILGEKVYRALSEIPDQIDIVDVFRRPVDVPPVAEEAEKKGFKTFWFQPGTVNEEVVKSLSDKGYNVVVDRCMKVEAMRLLGDKDD, encoded by the coding sequence ATGCCTGTTATAGAGAGTGATGAGAAGATAAAAGAGATTTTGGAAAAACAGAAAAATGTAGCTGTTATTGGTATATCTGCAGACCCATCAAGGCCATCTTACTTTGTTTCTGAAGTTTTGCAGAAATACGGCTTCAAACTTTACTTTGTTAATCCAAAGTATGCAGGTCAGGAAATTTTGGGAGAAAAGGTTTACAGAGCTCTGTCAGAAATTCCTGACCAGATAGATATTGTTGACGTGTTTAGAAGACCTGTTGATGTTCCTCCTGTTGCTGAAGAGGCAGAGAAGAAAGGATTTAAAACTTTCTGGTTTCAGCCGGGAACGGTAAATGAAGAGGTTGTTAAAAGTCTGTCTGATAAAGGATACAATGTTGTTGTGGACAGATGTATGAAAGTAGAAGCGATGAGGCTATTGGGAGATAAAGATGATTAG
- the folE gene encoding GTP cyclohydrolase I FolE — protein MTIDRQKLKKSVRLFLEAIGEDPDREGLRDTPDRIVRLWEEFKSHEHFNMTVFEDIGEYDEMVVVRDIQFYSLCEHHLLPFFGKAHIAYIPDKKVCGLSKLVRVVNKFAYRPQVQERLTAEIAEFLEKELNPKGVAVVLEAEHLCMSMRGVKNPSSYTVTSKLTGVFKESEKTRNEFLNLIHNGK, from the coding sequence ATGACGATAGATAGACAAAAGCTGAAAAAATCTGTAAGACTGTTTTTGGAAGCAATTGGAGAAGACCCAGACAGGGAAGGACTGAGAGACACACCAGACAGGATTGTGCGTTTGTGGGAAGAGTTCAAATCCCATGAGCATTTTAATATGACCGTTTTTGAAGACATAGGCGAGTACGATGAGATGGTTGTGGTAAGAGATATCCAGTTTTACTCTTTGTGTGAGCATCATCTTTTGCCGTTTTTTGGTAAAGCACACATAGCCTACATTCCAGATAAAAAGGTGTGCGGTCTGTCAAAGCTGGTAAGGGTTGTAAACAAGTTTGCCTATAGGCCACAGGTTCAGGAGAGATTGACAGCTGAGATTGCAGAGTTTTTAGAGAAGGAGCTAAATCCAAAAGGCGTGGCAGTTGTTTTAGAGGCGGAGCATCTGTGCATGTCTATGCGGGGAGTTAAAAATCCTTCCTCTTATACCGTAACCAGTAAACTGACAGGTGTATTTAAAGAAAGTGAAAAGACGAGAAATGAGTTTTTAAATCTTATTCATAATGGAAAATGA